In Hermetia illucens chromosome 1, iHerIll2.2.curated.20191125, whole genome shotgun sequence, one genomic interval encodes:
- the LOC119647674 gene encoding E3 ubiquitin-protein ligase MIB2: protein MIPPGIRVVRGPHWIWQNQDDGEGHVGTVCEIGRFGSTHSPEKTVVVNWDSGHRTNYRVGYQGQYDLIIVDNAQVGVRHSNVVCDGCSKGGIAGIVFRCAQCPNYHLCAACYGADVHDTEHSFIRYTTPNSIGVRVPPRKGSAQLRLKGIFVGAKVVRGPDWEWGQQDGGEGKTGRVMEIRGWDNESCRSVANVSWVSGSTNVYRLGHKGNVDLKYVVPAFGGYYYKDHMPVLGQPEEQQPVVPTVRPTFSVGDRVKVCLEVDALMKLQQGHGGWNPRMIDHLAKLGTVHRITEKGDVRVQYENCPNRWTFHPAALVKVCSFRVGDLVTIINDAAKVQQLQKGHGEWVDTMKNALGKLCKVIKVYSDGDLRIQQLDDSAEWTLNPKCVKLERSPLATAAERSNSMMDLSHQRADHVMTPLSGLSGTSLADKLVREAAQGHFEYVQQYLDQHPNQVDVMSGGKTCLQVAAHQGHVNIVRYLLDLGANVNVVDKEGDSTLHYAAFGNQQETMRILLQNGADINFLNASHCSALHICAHKKTPHCVRVLLEFRADVNIQDSYGDTALHDAIGKENTEVVELLCNAPNLDFTVRNKRGFNVLHHASLKGNVIATKRILQLARQLVNVKKDDGFSALHLAALNGHAKVVEVLINEGRAEIDIRNNRRQTPFLLAVSQGHPAAIEKLVSLGCDISAKDEEGDNAMHLCVIKKTNLIQAAAPTDAPEIQEIYNSLHAVTEYRMMYAILCYLMKKGCPIEANNKGAKITDWITDRELLDTIIGYQQNGSLDGSGTLQLESGTGAEITRNVIDNIQSLNLNESADASSSNNTSMTEIGEANSSGSNAPAPAQRSRLNSRGDAATPPLSQIANSNHNCDDANQPNALPAVPKKINIDSNRMQMTSPITHSSQYVEMVANKNKSGAAGNDSLPSTASRHVSRKQLNNVNSGTPIAKPLAINMQPQECIVCNEVLHLITFEPCQHQISCEECGVRMKKCLSCGVPIERRYGINGRIVSNKEQNRLPSADRLRYLENKVQEYEETHYCSICMERTRDVAFLCGHGSCSQCAETLRTCHMCRKTIAKKINLY, encoded by the exons ACGATGGGGAAGGTCATGTGGGGACGGTTTGTGAGATTGGACGTTTCGGCTCGACACATTCGCCCGAGAAGACAGTCGTCGTGAATTGGGACTCCGGACATCGAACCAACTATCGCGTAGGCTACCAAGGGCAGTATGATTTGATAATCGTTGATAATGCCCAAGTTG GTGTTCGACATTCAAACGTGGTGTGTGATGGTTGCTCGAAAGGTGGAATAGCTGGAATTGTTTTTCGTTGTGCTCAGTGCCCGAATTACCATTTGTGCGCCGCTTGCTACGGTGCTGACGTACACGATACAGAACATTCATTCATTAGATATACAACACCAAATTCTATTGG TGTTCGTGTTCCGCCCAGAAAAGGTTCAGCTCAGCTACGATTAAAAGGCATATTTGTTGGTGCTAAAGTTGTCCGTGGACCCGATTGGGAGTGGGGCCAACAGGATGGAGGTGAAG GTAAAACTGGACGTGTTATGGAAATAAGAGGCTGGGACAACGAATCGTGTCGAAGCGTTGCAAATGTTTCATGGGTATCTGGTTCTACGAATGTCTACAGACTTGGCCATAAAGGCAATGTCGATTTGAAATACGTCGTTCCTGCTTTTGGTGGATACTATTATAAAGATCACATGCCTGTGTTAG GTCAACCTGAGGAGCAACAGCCAGTTGTTCCAACTGTCAGGCCAACGTTTTCTGTTGGCGATCGTGTAAAAGTTTGCCTAGAAGTGGATGCGTTGATGAAATTGCAACAAGGTCACGGTGGATGGAATCCACGAATGATTGATCATCTCGCGAAATTGGGTACAGTTCATCGGATAACTGAGAAAGGAGATGTTAG AGTACAATATGAAAATTGTCCAAATCGATGGACATTTCATCCGGCCGCTTTAGTTAAAGTCTGTTCGTTTCGTGTGGGCGATCTTGTGACTATAATCAATGATGCAGCTAAAGTTCAGCAATTGCAAAAAGGTCACGGCGAATGGGTGGATACAATGAAAAAT GCTCTAGGAAAACTCTGCAAAGTCATCAAAGTCTACTCTGATGGTGACCTTCGGATTCAACAGTTGGACGACAGTGCTGAGTGGACTCTCAATCCAAAATGTGTCAAATTGGAACGATCACCCCTCGCTACGGCCGCTGAAAGGTCAAACAGTATGATGGATTTAAGTCATCAGCGCGCTGACCATGTAATGACCCCTCTATCTGGACTGTCGGGCACTTCTCTGGCTGATAAACTTGTACGAGAGGCAGCACAGGGGCACTTCGAATACGTACAGCAATACTTAGATCAACATCCCAATCAGGTGGATGTGATGAGCGGCGGGAAAACCTGTTTGCAAGTTGCCGCTCATCAAGGTCACGTTAATATAGTTCGTTACTTATTAGATTTAGGAGCAAATGTTAATGTAGTTGATAAGGAAGGCGATTCAACTTTACATTACGCAGCTTTCGGGAATCAACAGGAAACAATGCGAATTTTGCTACAGAATGGGGCGGATATTAACTTTTTAAATGCGAGCCATTGTTCAGCTCTACATATCTGTGCGCATAAGAAAACACCGCATTGTGTGCGTGTGCTTCTCGAATTTAGGGCCGACGTAAACATACAGGACTCATACGGAGATACTGCGTTACATGACGCAATCGGAAAGGAGAACACTGAAGTTGTAGAGTTGCTGTGCAATGCTCCTAACTTAGATTTTACTGTGCGGAACAAACGAGGATTCAACGTCCTTCATCACGCGTCGCTGAAGGGTAATGTGATAGCAACAAAACGAATTCTGCAACTTGCTCGGCAGTTAGTGAACGTTAAAAAGGATGACGGATTTTCCGCGCTTCATTTGGCTGCTCTGAACGGGCATGCAAAAGTCGTTGAGGTTCTGATAAATGAGGGCAGAGCTGAAatagatattagaaataatcgTCGACAGACGCCGTTCTTGTTGGCCGTATCACAAGGACATCCGGCTGCAATCGAGAAACTTGTCAGCTTGGGTTGTGATATTTCAGCAAAAGATGAGGAAGGCGACAATGCAATGCATTTATGTGTCATTAAGAAGACGAATTTAATTCAGGCTGCCGCGCCTACTGATGCTCCTGAGATTCAAGAAATTTACAATAGTTTGCATGCAGTAACAGAATATCGCATGATGTACGCTATTTTATGTTATCTCATGAAAAAAGGCTGTCCGATTGAGGCAAACAACAAGGGGGCAAAGATTACCGATTGGATAACAGACAGAGAATTATTAGATACCATCATTGGTTACCAACAAAACGGATCACTTGATGGAAGCGGCACATTACAATTAGAGTCCGGCACAGGTGCTGAAATCACGAGAAATGTTATCGACAATATCCAATCATTGAATTTGAACGAAAGTGCAGATGCAAGCAGCAGCAATAATACAAGTATGACTGAAATAGGTGAGGCGAATTCATCGGGATCAAACGCCCCTGCTCCAGCTCAGCGCAGCCGCCTAAATAGTCGTGGAGATGCGGCTACTCCTCCGCTTTCTCAGATCGCTAACAGCAACCATAACTGTGACGACGCGAATCAACCAAACGCCCTCCCGGCTGTGCCAAAGAAGATCAATATAGATTCCAATCGAATGCAAATGACCTCCCCAATAACCCACTCATCGCAATATGTTGAAATGGTggcgaataaaaacaaaagcggAGCTGCAGGCAACGACAGTTTGCCATCCACTGCCTCGCGTCACGTCAGCCGGAAGCAACTGAACAACGTGAACAGTGGAACGCCCATTGCCAAACCGCTAGCAATCAATATGCAACCGCAAGAATGCATAGTTTGCAATGAAGTCCTTCACCTTATCACATTTGAGCCGTGCCAACACCAAATTTCATGCGAAGAATGCGGTGTACGCATGAAGAAATGCCTGTCGTGTGGCGTCCCGATCGAACGCCGATACGGCATCAATGGGCGTATCGTAAGCAATAAGGAACAAAATCGGCTACCGTCGGCCGACCGTCTGCGATATTTAGAGAATAAAGTTCAAGAGTACGAGGAGACTCACTACTGTAGTATATGCATGGAACGTACAAGAGACGTGGCATTTTTGTGCGGCCACGGGTCCTGTTCCCAATGCGCCGAAACCTTACGTACCTGCCACATGTGTAGGAAAACAATCGCGAAAAAGATAAACTTATATTAA